Genomic DNA from Comamonas antarctica:
CTGGGCGGCCAATATTCCGCTATGCGTACATGGCGCACGCCACGATTCGTAACGCCAATAATCAGCATAAATGGGATCATGGCCATGATGCAAACGATCTCGCCTTCTGGGTTCGTAAAACTAAAAAGAGAGGAACTTGACGCGCCCGTCTGCCCAAACAATGCTGCACAAGATCAATGTCTTGTGGACGCAGTACAAAGGCTGCTCGATACCGGCACGCTTCTCGAGCAACGGTTTTAGGCAGATCATCAGATTGCATTTTTCGACCTAAGCTAGCAGTCACAAGGCGAACGCTCTGGGGTAGCGGAAGCGTTCAAAACCTTAATTATGCGGCTGAGGTCTGTCCATGCCCTCTCCGATCGCTGTCGAAAAATAGTTTGCACCATCCCTCAGCAAGGACGCTTGTCTGCCCCAATCCGCGCTATTACGCGCAATATGCGTAGGAGCTCGCCCGCGGTGAGATCGCCAGCGACGCCCCCAAGAGCGACGCAAAGTGGTCTTTGCTCTGTACTCGCAAGGCCACGCTGGATGGGAGCAACAACAAGACCTATGCGCCAACCCAGCTGATACTCACAACATCCGCAGGCGCATTGCCGGTCTACCTCCCGCAGAGCAGCTTTGCGGCGGGGGCTTGGACGAGTGAATTAAGCGGGGAGGCTGCCTCGCAGGTCAAGAAGATGGTCGCGTTAGTAAGTCAGTTGGCGGGGCAGAAGATCATTGCCCAGTGCGGAGGTGATGGATTCTTTCTACGCCCTGCAGCACCAGAATGCCTGGCAAACTACAAGGACAGCGGCCAGTTCTCACATTCCGCACCAGGTGGCAAGGGTGGGTTTAGCGGTCATTGCCGCATCTGCCTAGGCAACTGACCCAGATTGGCGGTATGCGGTTGACGACCCCATAGTCGTCGCTCTTCAACCGGTAACGAAGCGTGCAACAACTTGCAGGCTACCTGGCTAGGGGCAGTCGACTTTCACCGATAAGTTTTGTAAAGGCCCCTTACACTGACGAAATAAGACTCCTGAGCGAGTGAGAGGGATGCATGAAACTGTTGATCGATGCAGAGCTGAAAACGCACACTGACAAAAATGAACTAGTGCGCGACGTGCTGCCGGAGAATGTGAAAGGCTGCACAGTCGATTTGACCATTGGCGCAATCTTCATGCCGGGAAGTGAGGCTGGCACGCTGGGATCGGCGACCAAGCCGCGGACTCAGTTGACGCTGATGCAAGGTGCTACGGCGGTGGTCAGCACGAACGAGGCCTTTTGCTTAGACGGCAGCCATTCGGCGGTTGTGTTTCCTGCAAGCAGTGTTTCGCTTAAAGGCCTGCTGATGACAAATCCGGGACATGTGGACCCGAACTACCACGGGAGCCTGCACTTAACCGTGATAAATATGGGCAGTGAGCCTTATCCGTTAAAGACGGGCGACCGCCTGCTGCGCACGATGGTGTTTAAGCTGGACGGCTCTACCGCGAAGAAGGTTAGCAGTGCCAGTCCGTTGACTGAGGAACTACTGGCGAGGCTTTCCCCAGATTTTTTGGATGTGAACAAGCGTGTAGATGCCGCGGCCAAGAAGGCAATTGACGCAGCAGATCGCCGCAACTTGCTGCGACAAGCAATGATGCCGGTGATAGTTGCTATCGTAACTGCTGTGCTCACTGTTGGATCAGGCTACCTTTCGTTGAAGGATAAGTTTGAAGAACGTATCGCGCGGATGGAAATTGCGAACAAGGACTTAAATGCCATTGTGAGGTTCGAGCAACTTGACTCCAAGCTGAGGCAGATTGGCGAGCTGACCCCGCCTGTACCGCTGGCGAAGCATATCGAGGAGTTGCGCGCCGAGATTGATGCTTTAAGGAAAGCGCAAAACGCGTCCCCGAAGAAGTTATGAAAATTTACCTGATAGCTGCCCCATGCCTCACCGGTGGCATGCAAGCCTTTCTTGACAATCGCCTCGAGAGTTGGCAGTACGACGAAAGTGCGTCAGACGCTGAGTTGCTTGTCGAAGCTGCAGGGCGCGTCTGCTACATGTCTTTTGGCGAGCGTCAGTTCCGTAAGCGAACGGGCGACTACCTAGCAAATATCATGGCGCAAGGACACGATAGCGTGCTCGAACATGCGAACTTCACGCTGCTGGCTGACGGGATTTCGCGCGCACTGAGCCACCAGCTTGTAAGGCATCGTGCGGGCTTTGCCTATAGTCAGCTTTCTCAGCAGTATCACGACGAGTCGGGTGCTGCCTTCGTCGAGCCAGCCGGGTTAGGTACGAATTTAGACGCACAGCGCCTGTGGCGCGCGGCTAACGCATCTGCGCTTGAGGCTTACCGCGCGCTGTTGACTGAAGCGAATGATTTGGGGGGGAGCACACTGGATCAGAAAGAGCGAAAGCGCATGTTGCGGTCGGTGGCGCGTAGCGTGCTGCCCAATGCAACAGCAACCTCGCTGGTGGTGACTGGTAATGCGCGGGCTTGGCGCCATGTGCTCGCTGTGCGTGGCTGCATAGCCGGCGATCTGGAAATGCGGGGCTACTGCGTTGAGGTTCTGCGCGTACTCGGTGGTGCAGCACCTGCGCTTTTTGCCGACTTCTACATCGAGCAAGATGCTCATGGAGAACTTGTGCGACAACACGCCGATGCCGAAGTATGAGTTCCTTAATGCTGAGTCCAGATGAACGAGCACAACTCGCAAATGCCGTCGCAGTGGCACGGCCTTGCCCAACTCGCTGGTGCGTAATAACTGGAGCTCCCGGCAGTGGCAAGACCACTTTGGTCCGGTTGTTGAGCGCGCAAGGTTTGCCTGTTGTGGAAGATCCAGGACGAGCTATCCTGCAAGAGCGCCTCGCGCGCGGTATAGATGTCGACCGCACAGGCTCTAGCTACATGCGCTTCCAACAAGAGGTGCTTGAACGCGAAAATGCGATGATCGCTTGCGCTGATCCGGGGCAGCGCGTGTTCTTTGACTATGGCATTGCCGAGTCGCTTGCGTTCATGAAGCTAGCGGGACTTCCCTGGTCCATGCATTTTGTCGATGCCGCGGCCGCGCTGCGGTTTGAGCGAGTGTTCCTGCTATCTCCGTTGTCCATACAAAACTCTTTTGACGGCATTCGTGTTGAGACTGATGCGCAGCGTCAGAAATTGTGGATGCTGATCGGCGAGGTCTATCAAGCTCTCGGCATGCAAATCGTCGATGTGCCGAACGGATCAGTGGCGCAGCGATTGGGCATGGTGCTCGCTGCGCTGACCTAGGAAATTTTTGAGATAGCCCCCTGAATCTCCGGACATGGCCTAACATAGCGACTGGACGGTGTACGGAACTACGGGGGCAAGACCGGTTGTGTACAGAGACTTCAGTGCCGACAGGCGCGCCAGCGTCACTTCAACCTTGGGCCTCATCTCAATCCATTGCTCCCGGCTCTTTTGCGGATCCGCAAGGAAGAGATAGGGGCCATCAATCAGTAGCCGCATGACCGCGGCTAGCGCACGCCTGGGTTCGCCGCGACCGAGAGATGTCCTTAGGTCGTCCGCCGTTTTGCCTATGCGCTTCATATGAGTGAGAGCCTGTGCAAGGGATGCATCCAGTCTTTCGACGTCTGCGCCAGCGTCAAGAGCTGCCTCAGTCGCGTCAAGAAAGGACTTAACCGACGCAGTGAACTCACAAATCTTTGGTTGGACCAATAAAAGAGCACTCTGGCGTGTGCTATGAAGTTCGTCGAGGCACGCAGAGATCCGCGTAAAGCTTTGTTCTGCTCCTTCAATAAATGACGCACCGCTCTCATAGCGACTGCCGATTGTGCCGACAATGAGTGGAAATTCGCCAGCTTGCGCGTGTGGCAACGCGATTGTCTTCAGTTCAAAAACGATGGACAGAAGGTCCAGCGGCGACTCCTGACGCCCCACTCTTTCTGACTCGCCTGAATAGTCCGAGACGTCGAACTCATCGTAGATCCGTCGCTGAAGTAAGTGCAGTGAGCGCCCGAGTTGCGCTAGTTGCTGCTCCTCCATGTCCGGACGCGCGTGTTCGACTAGCTCGTCAAAGCTGGTGAGTGTGATGTTCGACTTCTGCGCGGCCCGAAGTGCGCCTGCCTGGAAGCCAGACTCCGACAGAAGAAAGGCACGGTCGGCGCCTACGTCGGTAGCAATCTGTGCTAATGCAAGCACTTTCTCCTTCGGGATTGCCGTATTCCAGAGCTTGCACTCAACAATCCATAAGATTGCAACGCCGAACATCGTTCGCGTCGCGACCACGTCGACTGCGTGTACAGCTCTTGCGCCCACGACATCGCCTTCGATATGTACCGCAAACCCAAGGGCGCGAAACAGATCTGCCACCTTCTCCTGATACACGCGCCAGGGTACCGACATTCCTTCTCCTTCAAGTATTTAGGTCCGATTTTCCATCGGCGTAGGTGGTCCGAGTATCGGACCCGTCCAGTAATCCCATCTTTATGCTGAACAGATCTTTGAGCAATATCGCGTCCACGAAACAACCGTGCACACGATGCTCAAAGACTCTCAGTCCCCTCGCTATTCGGCGCCGCGAACGCGCCGCACCTACGCGCCACAGTTCAACGCTGAGCTGATCGCTGCGTACCTGCAGACCGGCGCATCAATTGCCGCCACAGCGCGTGAACATGGCATGAATGCCAATCTGCTCCATCGCTGGGTCAAGGAGCATCGTCTGGGCCGGCACCAGATCGCCTGCGATACGGCGCCCGCAGATGTGTGCGGCATCGCTGCGCACGGCGGCGATGCGGCTGCTGTGCCCCGCTGGACATGCGTGCCGGCACCAACACAGCCCTGGCCCACGTGGTCGCCGTGTGCGGCGCCGCCCATCCCCACCATGCCTATCTGTTCGCCAACAAGCGCGCCAATCGCATCAAGGTGCTAGTGCACGACGGCATCGGCATCTGGCTGGCGCCTCGGCGCCTGCATCAGGGCAAGCTCGTCTGGCCCGCACCTGGTAATAAACAGTGGCCGCTGGAGCCTGCACAGCCTGACAACCGAGTGCTGGGCCTGCCCTGGCAACGCATGGGAAA
This window encodes:
- the tnpB gene encoding IS66 family insertion sequence element accessory protein TnpB (TnpB, as the term is used for proteins encoded by IS66 family insertion elements, is considered an accessory protein, since TnpC, encoded by a neighboring gene, is a DDE family transposase.), producing the protein MRHRCARRRCGCCAPLDMRAGTNTALAHVVAVCGAAHPHHAYLFANKRANRIKVLVHDGIGIWLAPRRLHQGKLVWPAPGNKQWPLEPAQPDNRVLGLPWQRMGNAGNITVV
- a CDS encoding AAA family ATPase — its product is MLSPDERAQLANAVAVARPCPTRWCVITGAPGSGKTTLVRLLSAQGLPVVEDPGRAILQERLARGIDVDRTGSSYMRFQQEVLERENAMIACADPGQRVFFDYGIAESLAFMKLAGLPWSMHFVDAAAALRFERVFLLSPLSIQNSFDGIRVETDAQRQKLWMLIGEVYQALGMQIVDVPNGSVAQRLGMVLAALT
- a CDS encoding dCTP deaminase domain-containing protein; the protein is MKLLIDAELKTHTDKNELVRDVLPENVKGCTVDLTIGAIFMPGSEAGTLGSATKPRTQLTLMQGATAVVSTNEAFCLDGSHSAVVFPASSVSLKGLLMTNPGHVDPNYHGSLHLTVINMGSEPYPLKTGDRLLRTMVFKLDGSTAKKVSSASPLTEELLARLSPDFLDVNKRVDAAAKKAIDAADRRNLLRQAMMPVIVAIVTAVLTVGSGYLSLKDKFEERIARMEIANKDLNAIVRFEQLDSKLRQIGELTPPVPLAKHIEELRAEIDALRKAQNASPKKL
- the thyX gene encoding FAD-dependent thymidylate synthase, with amino-acid sequence MKIYLIAAPCLTGGMQAFLDNRLESWQYDESASDAELLVEAAGRVCYMSFGERQFRKRTGDYLANIMAQGHDSVLEHANFTLLADGISRALSHQLVRHRAGFAYSQLSQQYHDESGAAFVEPAGLGTNLDAQRLWRAANASALEAYRALLTEANDLGGSTLDQKERKRMLRSVARSVLPNATATSLVVTGNARAWRHVLAVRGCIAGDLEMRGYCVEVLRVLGGAAPALFADFYIEQDAHGELVRQHADAEV
- a CDS encoding restriction endonuclease produces the protein MSVPWRVYQEKVADLFRALGFAVHIEGDVVGARAVHAVDVVATRTMFGVAILWIVECKLWNTAIPKEKVLALAQIATDVGADRAFLLSESGFQAGALRAAQKSNITLTSFDELVEHARPDMEEQQLAQLGRSLHLLQRRIYDEFDVSDYSGESERVGRQESPLDLLSIVFELKTIALPHAQAGEFPLIVGTIGSRYESGASFIEGAEQSFTRISACLDELHSTRQSALLLVQPKICEFTASVKSFLDATEAALDAGADVERLDASLAQALTHMKRIGKTADDLRTSLGRGEPRRALAAVMRLLIDGPYLFLADPQKSREQWIEMRPKVEVTLARLSALKSLYTTGLAPVVPYTVQSLC